In Bacteroidota bacterium, one DNA window encodes the following:
- a CDS encoding bifunctional riboflavin kinase/FAD synthetase: MNVYNSIDNFPGTANAVVTIGTFDGVHIGHQQIIRNLRKLAAETHGETVLLTFFPHPRMVLQPDDNDLKLITTMVEREELLRSFGIDHLIIQPFNKEFSRISATEFVRDQLMQKIGMKTLVIGYDHHFGRNREGSYKDLEEMSPVYGFRLEEINEQVINHVAVSSTKVRKALLEGDIVSANQLLGHRFSFRGKVVEGDKIGRTIGFPTANIEIPEPYKLIPAIGIYAVRIQVGNVVRNGMLYIGHRPVIDGKILRIEVNIFDFDEDIYGQEIQVIFVSRIRGDMSFKDLQGLKEKLNEDKTVATKILS; encoded by the coding sequence GTGAACGTTTATAATTCAATTGATAATTTCCCTGGCACTGCCAATGCAGTGGTGACGATTGGCACTTTTGATGGTGTACATATTGGTCATCAGCAGATCATACGCAATTTAAGGAAGCTGGCTGCCGAAACTCACGGTGAGACGGTTCTGTTGACATTTTTTCCGCATCCAAGAATGGTTCTCCAGCCGGATGACAATGATTTGAAGCTCATTACCACAATGGTGGAACGTGAAGAGTTATTGCGTTCATTTGGAATTGACCATCTGATAATTCAGCCTTTCAATAAGGAATTTTCCCGGATCAGTGCCACTGAATTTGTCAGGGATCAGCTCATGCAGAAAATTGGTATGAAGACATTGGTCATTGGCTACGATCATCATTTCGGAAGAAACAGAGAAGGTTCATACAAGGACCTTGAGGAAATGTCTCCGGTTTATGGATTTCGTCTCGAAGAAATCAATGAACAAGTGATAAATCACGTTGCAGTAAGTTCAACGAAAGTGAGAAAAGCGCTTCTGGAAGGCGATATTGTATCGGCAAATCAACTTTTAGGTCATCGATTTTCATTCAGGGGAAAAGTTGTGGAAGGGGATAAGATCGGCCGTACAATTGGATTTCCAACGGCAAATATTGAGATCCCGGAGCCATATAAACTAATTCCTGCAATTGGAATTTATGCTGTTAGGATTCAAGTCGGCAACGTAGTAAGAAACGGAATGCTATACATTGGGCATAGACCTGTGATCGATGGTAAAATTTTACGCATTGAAGTCAACATTTTTGATTTCGATGAAGATATTTACGGGCAGGAGATACAGGTCATTTTTGTATCCAGGATTCGCGGAGATATGTCTTTTAAAGATCTGCAGGGACTGAAAGAAAAGCTAAATGAAGACAAAACTGTTGCAACAAAAATCCTTTCCTAA
- a CDS encoding leucine-rich repeat domain-containing protein, with product MKLGSLIFLLFLSVFCKGQETELILNDSSYIYRSVEEIKAHPERVFRLNLSKQKLDTFPPEIFECTNLIELDLSKNKIEEIPPQIGRLINLEKLSMANNGLVHLPKEIGKLTQLKYLGLNRNILEDLPAEIGDLESLEVFEMWDNELKDLPDEMGKLTNLKILEIRGILFTEEQQARIDNMIVKTAKILMSPACNCK from the coding sequence TTGAAACTTGGATCACTCATATTTTTATTATTTCTTTCTGTCTTTTGCAAAGGCCAGGAAACGGAATTGATCCTGAATGATTCGTCCTATATTTATCGGTCAGTTGAAGAAATCAAAGCTCATCCTGAAAGAGTATTCAGGTTAAATCTGAGTAAACAAAAGTTAGACACATTTCCACCGGAAATTTTTGAATGTACAAACCTTATCGAACTCGACTTAAGTAAAAATAAGATTGAGGAAATTCCACCGCAGATCGGTCGATTGATCAATCTGGAAAAACTGTCAATGGCCAATAACGGACTTGTGCATCTTCCAAAAGAAATTGGAAAACTCACACAGTTAAAATATCTGGGATTGAACAGAAATATTTTAGAAGATCTTCCTGCAGAAATTGGAGATCTGGAAAGTCTTGAAGTTTTTGAAATGTGGGACAACGAACTCAAAGATCTTCCTGACGAAATGGGTAAATTAACAAATCTGAAGATCCTCGAAATCCGCGGTATCCTTTTCACAGAAGAACAACAAGCCCGGATCGATAACATGATTGTCAAGACAGCGAAGATTTTGATGTCGCCGGCGTGTAATTGTAAATAA